The DNA sequence TCGTCCGACGGCTAAGATGGCGCACTGCGGCGGGTTGATAATCGCGATGAAGCTATCGACACCGAGCATGCCGAGATTCGACACCGTGAAAGTGCCGCCTTCGTAGTCGAGGGGAAAGAGTCTTTTGTTTTGCGCTTTGTCAGCGAGCGCGCGGCTTTGCTTGGCTAGTTCGCTCAAGCTTAATTTATCCGCGTTGCGAATCACCGGGACCACCAGTCCTTCTTCCAGCGCCACGGCCACGCCGATGTTGATATCGGCATGCTGCTGGATTCCCTGTTCGGTGAAGCTTGAGTTCATCGACGGAAGATCTTTGAGCGCGCGGGCCGCGGCTTGGAGAATGAAATCATTGATCGACGGGATCGATTCATCGCCGCGATCTTTGGCTTCGTTCCTGAGCTTGGTCACCGCGGTCATGTCGATGTCCATACTGATGTAAAAATGCGGCGCGCTCTGTTTGCTCTGGGTCATGCGCTGGCCGACGATGCGGCGCATGGGGGTGAGCGGCAGCAAGCCGGGCGCTGTTGAAGCCGCAGGCCGCGCGACGTTTTCATTGGCGGCGCGCTGCACATCGGCGGCGAGTATAGTTCCTTCGGGGCCACTGCCACGCAGCGAGCTCAGCTCGATCCCTCGCTCTTTCGCGATGCGCTTGGCTTTCGGCGAAGCGAGAATTCGTCCGCCGCTTGGTGCTGTAGAAAGGTCGCGCATCGTTGTGGTTGTTGTAGTCGCGCGGCCCTCACCCCTGCCCTCTCCCTGGGGGAGAGGGTGACCCTGAGTTATTCCCTCTCCCTTTGGGAGAGGGCTAGGGTGAGGGCTCTGAGGTGCCAATTCACCCGGCGCCAAGATCAGCGCGATCGTCTGACCGACGGGAACTTCGTCACCCGCCTTCGCCGTGACGCGCGATAGAACACCGGAAGCCGCCGCTTCGATCTCTACTGTCGCCTTGTCGGTTTCGATCTCCATCAGCGGCTCGCCTTTGGTTACGCTTTGACCTTCGGCTTTGAGCCACTTGAGCAGAGTGCCGGTTTGCTGCGCCACGCCGAGGGCGGGCATGATCACGTTGGTTGGCATCGTTGCTCAATTACTATTTAACGGCAACTTGATTGGTCCGGAAGTTTATCGACAGGGATTTACCGCGCAGTAGCTTGGTTCCGATAAGAATGTCTTGCCCCTCGGTTGCAACGCTGTAAACCGGTCCCCGTTTACCGTCGAAGTTAATCTCGCCGAGAAATATTTCTTGTTCCACCACGGCGCCCGTCGCGATCTCAAATTTTTCAGTGCCGATGGCGAGCCATTTGCTGTCGGTCAGTAAGCGTCTTGGCACACTCAGATAGCCGTTAAAGCCTGTGTCAATTACAGCGGTAAATTTGATGGGACGGTCGCGCAGAATCAGTTGAATAGAGATAACCGGCTCGCCCTGCCGATTTACGCGACCTTTGAGCATGACTCAACGCGGAGCTTATGGACGGCCGGATAACCGACGCGAAAAAAGTTGAATTTCTTGCCGGGAAATTTCTTCACCGCCCGTAGCGCCACTTGCAGCTCATCTTTGCCAAGCAGATACTCTCCCGACTCCGGCTCGATGGCCAAAATCTGCCCCTTGTGGCGCGGCTCTAATTTCGACCTAAGCCGCTGGTACTGCCGCTCGCCTTTGGCGTGGAGTCGATGAATATGGTTTCGCTGCATCATGTCACGGTTTCTCTTACTGTCTTGTACCACGCAAAATCAGGCTCGTTCAAGTAAAGAGTCGTCCTCTGTCGTCCTCACAGAGTCCAGCCCAGGCGTAAAAAAGTATGATACGTACGTTTACCGCGCAATCT is a window from the Deltaproteobacteria bacterium genome containing:
- a CDS encoding 2-oxo acid dehydrogenase subunit E2 translates to MPTNVIMPALGVAQQTGTLLKWLKAEGQSVTKGEPLMEIETDKATVEIEAAASGVLSRVTAKAGDEVPVGQTIALILAPGELAPQSPHPSPLPKGEGITQGHPLPQGEGRGEGRATTTTTTMRDLSTAPSGGRILASPKAKRIAKERGIELSSLRGSGPEGTILAADVQRAANENVARPAASTAPGLLPLTPMRRIVGQRMTQSKQSAPHFYISMDIDMTAVTKLRNEAKDRGDESIPSINDFILQAAARALKDLPSMNSSFTEQGIQQHADINIGVAVALEEGLVVPVIRNADKLSLSELAKQSRALADKAQNKRLFPLDYEGGTFTVSNLGMLGVDSFIAIINPPQCAILAVGRVAPRVVTDGDGIEIKSIMTATLSADHRIVDGASAARFLRQVKQALETPAV